One Nomascus leucogenys isolate Asia chromosome 22a, Asia_NLE_v1, whole genome shotgun sequence DNA segment encodes these proteins:
- the FZD5 gene encoding frizzled-5: MARPDPSAPPSLLLLLLAQLVGRAAAASKAPVCQEITVPMCRGIGYNLTHMPNQFNHDTQDEAGLEVHQFWPLVEIQCSPDLRFFLCSMYTPICLPDYHKPLPPCRSVCERAKAGCSPLMRQYGFAWPERMSCDRLPVLGRDAEVLCMDYNRSEATTAPPRPFPAKPTLPGPPRAPASGGECPAGGPSVCKCREPFVPILKESHPLYNKVRTGQVPNCAVPCYQPSFSADERTFATFWIGLWSVLCFISTSTTVATFLIDMERFRYPERPIIFLSACYLCVSLGFLVRLVVGHASVACSREHNHIHYETTGPALCTIVFLLVYFFGMASSIWWVILSLTWFLAAGMKWGNEAIAGYAQYFHLAAWLIPSVKSITALALSSVDGDPVAGICYVGNQNLNSLRGFVLGPLVLYLLVGTLFLLAGFVSLFRIRSVIKQGGTKTDKLEKLMIRIGIFTLLYTVPASIVVACYLYEQHYRESWEAALTCACPGPDAGQPRAKPEYWVLMLKYFMCLVVGITSGVWIWSGKTVESWRRFTSRCCCRPRRGHKSGGAMAAGDYPEASAALTGRTGPSGPAATYHKQVSLSHV; encoded by the coding sequence aTGGCTCGGCCTGACCCATCCGCGCCGCCCTCGCTGTTGCTGCTGCTCCTGGCGCAGCTGGTGGGCCGGGCGGCTGCCGCGTCCAAGGCCCCGGTGTGTCAGGAAATCACGGTGCCCATGTGCCGCGGCATCGGCTACAACCTGACGCACATGCCCAACCAGTTCAACCACGACACGCAGGACGAGGCGGGCCTGGAGGTGCACCAGTTCTGGCCGCTGGTGGAGATCCAATGCTCGCCGGACCTGCGCTTCTTCCTATGCTCCATGTACACGCCCATCTGTCTGCCCGACTACCACAAGCCGCTGCCGCCCTGCCGCTCGGTGTGCGAGCGCGCCAAGGCCGGCTGCTCGCCGCTGATGCGCCAGTACGGCTTCGCCTGGCCCGAGCGCATGAGCTGCGACCGCCTCCCGGTGCTGGGCCGCGACGCCGAGGTCCTCTGCATGGATTACAACCGCAGCGAGGCCACCACGGCGCCCCCCAGGCCTTTCCCAGCCAAGCCCACCCTTCCAGGCCCGCCACGGGCGCCGGCCTCGGGGGGCGAATGCCCCGCTGGGGGCCCGTCCGTGTGCAAGTGTCGCGAGCCCTTCGTGCCCATTCTGAAGGAGTCACACCCGCTCTACAACAAGGTGCGGACAGGCCAGGTGCCCAACTGCGCGGTACCCTGCTACCAGCCGTCCTTCAGTGCCGACGAGCGCACGTTCGCCACCTTCTGGATAGGCCTGTGGTCGGTGCTGTGCTTCATCTCCACGTCCACCACAGTGGCCACCTTCCTCATCGACATGGAACGCTTCCGCTATCCTGAGCGCCCCATCATCTTCTTGTCAGCCTGCTACCTGTGCGTGTCGCTGGGCTTCCTGGTGCGCCTGGTCGTGGGCCATGCCAGCGTGGCCTGCAGCCGCGAGCACAACCACATCCACTACGAGACCACGGGCCCTGCACTGTGCACCATCGTCTTCCTCCTGGTCTACTTCTTCGGCATGGCCAGCTCCATCTGGTGGGTCATCCTGTCGCTCACCTGGTTCCTGGCCGCTGGCATGAAGTGGGGCAACGAGGCCATCGCGGGCTACGCGCAGTACTTCCACCTGGCTGCGTGGCTCATCCCCAGCGTCAAGTCCATCACGGCACTGGCGCTGAGCTCCGTGGACGGGGACCCAGTGGCCGGCATCTGCTACGTGGGCAACCAGAACCTGAACTCGCTGCGCGGCTTCGTGCTGGGCCCGCTGGTGCTCTACCTGCTGGTGGGCACGCTCTTCCTGCTGGCGGGCTTCGTGTCGCTCTTCCGCATCCGCAGCGTCATCAAGCAGGGCGGCACCAAGACGGACAAGCTGGAGAAGCTCATGATCCGCATCGGCATCTTCACGCTGCTCTACACGGTGCCCGCCAGCATTGTGGTGGCCTGCTACCTGTACGAGCAGCACTACCGCGAGAGCTGGGAGGCGGCGCTCACCTGCGCCTGCCCAGGCCCCGACGCCGGCCAGCCGCGCGCCAAGCCCGAGTACTGGGTGCTCATGCTCAAGTACTTCATGTGCCTGGTGGTGGGCATCACGTCGGGCGTCTGGATCTGGTCGGGCAAGACGGTGGAATCGTGGCGGCGTTTCACCAGCCGCTGCTGCTGCCGCCCGCGGCGCGGCCACAAGAGTGGGGGCGCCATGGCCGCCGGGGACTACCCCGAGGCGAGCGCCGCGCTCACAGGCAGGACCGGGCCGTCGGGCCCCGCCGCCACCTACCACAAGCAGGTGTCCCTGTCGCACGTGTAG